A stretch of Blautia liquoris DNA encodes these proteins:
- a CDS encoding type 2 periplasmic-binding domain-containing protein encodes MNPFINKKLILFLCLILFLSGCDYNTVTSTLPDQSVLPETLQNQSFDQHLDISIGYWDIEKMLNASHPDAITQYIESLFNVTFHPMSVTWSNYKDRYRILSSTHSLPDIFATLTLSSNDNHDSGSFINMIESNSIRALPEDMSSYPLLSNVLALTSFTKYKDGNYYAIPRNSFTDPILGSTDAAMLVRRDWMDTLDIKDPQSFDDFLSMTSAFVHDDPDGNGADDTIGYNVSNLTALGKWLILGISPECNTYAWISEDGQYIPSWTSDKFMEVVKSYRKLYQSDSLDPNFYSKSPQTVLEDFASGHLGALEYKSSPSALMELKERWDQQNDKPFETCVDVLPIFPASDGIRYSNSSNIFWSESYLSSSVSDEKAERILSILEFLLSENGKMLCKYGIENVDYALNDNGNYTCLIDTKGENLSIVLKKKYPSLMLFETLAGWGNDWKDFENSSLNNLRYGKPCVDLARKSVEWYRDNTTQLKRDYVFLNAPKESVESLNTSDAFQSFVKCIIGEDDPEQMWNQVLAEMDSKGLKNYISMQNEKYREQKE; translated from the coding sequence ATGAATCCTTTTATAAATAAAAAACTAATCCTTTTCCTGTGTCTGATTCTTTTTTTATCCGGTTGTGATTATAATACAGTTACAAGCACACTGCCAGATCAATCTGTGCTGCCAGAAACTTTGCAAAATCAATCTTTTGATCAGCATCTGGATATTAGTATCGGTTATTGGGATATAGAAAAAATGCTCAATGCATCGCACCCAGACGCCATAACCCAGTATATTGAGTCGCTTTTTAATGTTACATTTCATCCGATGTCTGTGACGTGGTCTAATTATAAGGACCGTTATCGAATTTTAAGCAGTACTCATAGTCTGCCCGATATATTCGCCACTCTGACATTGTCCTCTAACGATAATCATGATTCAGGTTCTTTTATTAATATGATTGAATCTAACTCTATCCGTGCTCTTCCCGAGGATATGTCATCTTACCCATTATTAAGCAACGTCCTGGCGCTTACCTCTTTTACCAAATATAAAGATGGGAACTATTATGCTATTCCTAGAAATTCATTCACTGATCCTATCCTTGGATCAACCGATGCAGCCATGCTTGTACGACGGGATTGGATGGATACACTGGACATAAAAGATCCTCAATCTTTTGATGATTTTCTTTCTATGACATCTGCTTTTGTCCATGACGATCCAGATGGCAATGGAGCGGATGATACCATCGGTTATAATGTCAGCAATTTAACGGCACTTGGTAAATGGCTGATACTGGGCATCTCTCCGGAATGTAACACATATGCCTGGATCTCTGAAGACGGACAATATATACCATCCTGGACCTCTGATAAATTTATGGAGGTTGTAAAATCTTATCGGAAACTCTATCAATCTGACAGCTTAGATCCGAATTTTTACAGCAAATCCCCACAAACAGTTCTGGAGGACTTTGCAAGCGGACATTTAGGTGCTTTGGAATACAAATCTTCGCCTTCTGCATTAATGGAATTAAAAGAGCGCTGGGATCAGCAAAATGATAAACCCTTTGAAACATGTGTCGATGTACTTCCCATATTTCCTGCGTCGGACGGTATCCGCTATAGTAATTCCAGCAATATATTCTGGTCAGAATCCTATTTATCCTCGTCTGTGAGCGATGAAAAAGCAGAGCGTATACTATCTATCTTAGAATTTCTTCTTTCTGAAAATGGAAAAATGCTCTGTAAATACGGGATAGAAAATGTAGATTATGCTCTTAACGATAACGGTAACTATACCTGCTTAATCGACACTAAAGGCGAAAATCTAAGTATTGTCCTCAAGAAAAAGTATCCCTCTCTTATGCTCTTTGAAACTTTAGCTGGATGGGGAAACGACTGGAAAGATTTTGAAAATAGTTCCCTTAATAATCTTCGTTATGGAAAACCATGTGTAGATCTCGCAAGGAAATCTGTCGAATGGTATCGTGACAATACAACGCAGTTAAAAAGAGATTATGTATTCCTAAACGCTCCGAAAGAATCTGTTGAGAGCCTGAACACCTCAGATGCGTTTCAGTCGTTTGTCAAATGCATTATAGGAGAGGATGATCCCGAACAAATGTGGAATCAGGTTCTTGCAGAAATGGATTCAAAGGGACTAAAAAATTATATCTCCATGCAAAACGAAAAGTATCGGGAACAGAAGGAGTAG
- a CDS encoding alpha-L-fucosidase, which produces MNNLAWDNLYREAPKWFRDAKFGLFFHWGPYSVPACQNEWYSRNMYAKGTEQNLYHEKTYGNLHDFGYKDFYPMMKGERFSAKEWAELVRLSGARYAGPVTEHSDNFSMWNSKVNPVNSVNYGPHRDIVGECAKEFRAEGIHMLASFHHQWLWGWFMSSDNEADVYIPDNEKFYGPALPLETNRYDPYRYPDQAFCKTWAKKICEVIDQYAPDVLYFDSRAYIIDEAYRYQVAEYYYGSRNIHDGIITYKQEDFPKGIGVYDFERGQFSKPKDFPWQSDDRLEDNITWCMVQEPKYKSSERIIHQLCDIVSKNGNLLLNVGPYADGSFHPDAIKILKEIGEWLSLNGEAIYETRPFSIAEEGPTAIIDTDFDVDKIEGQLNFCNTPDEHNEIFTAQDFRFTTHGDTLYTIALGWPKTGEFHINSLKTNGIYKKTIQCVELIGSGEHLKFHRDARGLHIKAPESKPCESAYVFKING; this is translated from the coding sequence ATGAATAATCTTGCATGGGATAATTTATACAGAGAAGCCCCGAAGTGGTTTAGGGATGCTAAATTCGGATTGTTCTTTCATTGGGGCCCATACAGTGTTCCGGCCTGTCAGAATGAATGGTATTCCAGAAATATGTATGCGAAGGGGACAGAGCAAAATCTTTATCATGAAAAGACTTATGGCAATCTTCATGACTTTGGATATAAAGACTTTTATCCGATGATGAAAGGAGAAAGATTTAGTGCAAAAGAATGGGCAGAACTTGTCAGACTTTCCGGAGCCAGGTATGCCGGACCTGTGACAGAGCATTCCGATAATTTTTCTATGTGGAACAGTAAAGTAAATCCGGTTAACAGTGTTAATTATGGACCACACAGGGATATTGTTGGAGAGTGTGCAAAAGAGTTCCGGGCAGAGGGAATTCATATGCTGGCTTCCTTTCATCACCAGTGGTTGTGGGGATGGTTTATGTCTTCTGATAATGAGGCAGATGTCTATATTCCGGATAATGAGAAGTTTTATGGACCAGCCTTGCCCCTGGAGACTAACCGTTATGACCCATATCGATATCCCGATCAGGCTTTTTGCAAGACCTGGGCAAAAAAAATATGTGAGGTGATTGATCAATATGCCCCGGATGTACTTTACTTTGACAGCCGGGCGTATATTATTGATGAGGCTTATCGCTACCAGGTTGCAGAGTATTACTATGGTTCACGGAATATTCATGACGGTATCATCACCTATAAGCAAGAGGATTTTCCAAAGGGAATCGGTGTCTATGATTTTGAGCGCGGACAATTTTCAAAACCCAAAGATTTTCCCTGGCAGTCCGATGATCGATTGGAAGATAACATCACATGGTGCATGGTTCAGGAACCCAAATATAAATCATCAGAACGCATCATTCATCAACTTTGTGACATTGTCTCGAAAAATGGAAACCTACTGTTAAATGTAGGACCGTATGCTGACGGATCATTTCATCCGGATGCAATAAAGATTCTTAAGGAGATTGGAGAATGGCTGTCTTTAAATGGAGAAGCTATATATGAAACCAGACCATTCTCAATTGCTGAAGAAGGTCCGACAGCCATAATAGACACTGACTTTGATGTTGACAAAATCGAAGGACAGCTGAATTTTTGTAACACTCCAGATGAACATAACGAGATATTTACTGCACAGGATTTTCGCTTCACTACGCATGGGGATACTCTTTATACGATTGCACTTGGATGGCCAAAGACAGGTGAATTCCATATTAATAGTCTGAAGACAAACGGTATTTACAAAAAGACCATTCAATGTGTTGAACTAATTGGATCAGGGGAACATCTGAAATTTCACAGAGATGCCAGGGGATTACATATAAAAGCTCCGGAAAGTAAACCTTGTGAATCTGCATATGTATTTAAAATTAATGGATAG
- a CDS encoding sialate O-acetylesterase translates to MHGVTILAGPSDWEILQQEKGYAQITLKGTYKVHSAALEVGVQSAMPVIRVIKEEDNMAVIPWSAANKVTKKEYFTGEFETTLIIPSGGLYRIETGLETRSVQSDLSWMFRGDCVLHVGVGNLFIIAGQSNSAGYSRDYCMDPPDVSVHLFRNRDQWDLASHPMNESTDAGSIANEEMGIPGVSPYLSFGKCYAAYTHMPVGLIQTALGGSSIRRWRPNEGDLYQNMLGKIHKTKGRYAGILWYQGCSDTDPESAPFYYEHFKDFVQSVREELGYKIHFFTMQLNRQINGSYDRGWGLVREAQKRAAREIEGVTTLSTTNLNLSDEIHNSAQANVVLGEKLAKQCSNVLNGTEEYESPTLKNVEFTDMEEKKVLGIRGIWLKLSFAHVKTCFLLYSRRGNESGFTLEDEEGEIEIKSIRANREDRNHIYLELGRMVNGEAYLSFAWKADPVRFPVVDEVTYLPPLSFYKNKITIS, encoded by the coding sequence ATGCATGGTGTTACGATACTAGCAGGACCATCAGACTGGGAAATATTGCAGCAGGAAAAGGGGTATGCACAGATCACTTTAAAAGGTACTTATAAAGTGCATTCAGCTGCACTGGAAGTAGGAGTACAATCGGCAATGCCGGTGATCAGGGTGATAAAAGAAGAAGATAATATGGCAGTGATTCCCTGGAGCGCAGCAAACAAAGTGACAAAGAAGGAATATTTTACAGGAGAATTTGAGACAACACTTATCATACCGTCCGGCGGCCTATACCGCATCGAAACTGGTTTGGAGACTAGAAGTGTACAAAGCGATCTGTCCTGGATGTTTCGCGGGGATTGTGTTCTTCATGTAGGGGTTGGGAATCTGTTTATTATTGCAGGTCAATCGAATTCAGCAGGATACAGCAGAGATTATTGTATGGATCCCCCGGATGTATCTGTCCATTTATTTCGAAATCGAGATCAATGGGATTTAGCCAGTCACCCTATGAATGAAAGTACGGATGCCGGCTCTATTGCAAACGAAGAGATGGGTATACCGGGCGTATCCCCGTATCTTTCCTTCGGGAAATGTTATGCTGCGTATACGCATATGCCTGTAGGACTGATTCAAACAGCTCTTGGCGGCTCTTCAATAAGAAGATGGAGACCAAACGAAGGAGATTTGTATCAGAATATGCTAGGTAAGATTCATAAGACAAAGGGAAGATATGCCGGAATCTTGTGGTATCAGGGGTGTTCAGACACGGATCCTGAATCCGCTCCATTCTATTATGAGCATTTCAAAGATTTTGTTCAATCAGTTCGAGAGGAATTAGGTTATAAAATTCATTTTTTTACGATGCAGCTGAACAGGCAGATCAATGGAAGTTATGACAGAGGCTGGGGGTTAGTGCGTGAGGCGCAGAAAAGAGCAGCCCGCGAAATCGAAGGTGTCACAACGCTGTCGACTACAAATTTGAATCTGTCAGATGAAATCCATAACAGTGCCCAGGCAAATGTGGTTTTAGGAGAAAAACTGGCAAAACAGTGCAGTAATGTTCTGAACGGCACAGAAGAATATGAATCACCGACTTTAAAGAATGTAGAGTTTACAGATATGGAAGAAAAAAAGGTTCTGGGTATAAGGGGAATCTGGTTGAAGCTTTCTTTTGCTCATGTAAAAACGTGTTTCTTGCTTTACTCAAGGCGGGGGAACGAAAGTGGATTTACTTTAGAGGATGAAGAGGGGGAGATAGAGATTAAAAGCATTCGCGCAAACCGTGAAGATAGGAACCATATATATCTTGAACTGGGAAGGATGGTTAACGGGGAGGCTTATTTATCTTTTGCATGGAAAGCAGATCCTGTAAGATTTCCTGTGGTGGATGAAGTGACCTATCTGCCGCCGTTATCCTTCTATAAGAATAAAATTACAATATCTTGA
- a CDS encoding glycosyl hydrolase family 2 protein, with protein MLYKKNKKELNDELFGNPSSEYRGTPFWAWNCEVTEEKIDKQIEVFHEMGFGGIHIHPRTGMETPYLQDDFMHLVTYADKKVKTENMLCWLYDEDRYPSGTAGGKVTEDVRYRARHLLLTTEIKPELENSKETFDLRVAKGEKPGGYYLCAYRIKIEKGYLTAYRQILGPQPSTDCDRVSKSEGTLWFAYVELMKESPWFNDQTYVDVMNKEAVECFIKVTHERYYEVLSDEFGKSIPAIFTDEPQVKGSMALSDGGCTEDVTLSFTDDLPKTYKNAYGIDLLCVLPEILFELPGGVPSLHRLQYHDHLCERFVSAYSDTIADWCEAHHIYMTGHYMSEPTLYSQTLRLGEAMRCYRKQQLPGVDILCNDPEYSTIKQASSVAHQYGREGVLSELYGVTQWDHDFKGHKIQGDWQAALGVTVRVPHLAFMSMEGEAKRDWPASINYQSPWWEQYSYIENYFARLNTVLTRGTARVKVAVIHPIESYWLAYGPVGQTGMLREQMDENFKNMISWLLFGLIDFDFLSESLLAEQDCFAGEDGTLRIGKMRYEAVIVPELLTVRSTTLHLVEKFAACGGKLIFMGKVPSYVDAEENISVSRLTQKACQISYEKNALLSAMEPMREVGVYHQNGKAFDNLFYQMRQEGEARWLFICHALDQKEKADQSETACVKIRGIWKVFVYNALDGHICMEKTDYQEGWTLIDKEMYAEDSYLWKLEPYEDKEAEIYKKIEIWKEESDFHKIRTGKCAETYNLVAEEKYEGKNSKQHLLCTIHEPDAYTLDEPNVFLLDHARWRLNDGEWMPDEEILRLDNKIRMILGYPPRQDAYIQPWRLGMVPEKERVTLYYEIESAIGLPAISMAVERPEKLVLFWNEKPCTVDKTGAYYVDEGIRVVNLPELKKGINTLRIEIPFGRKTNLESIYLLGDFGVWVRGTKAVIVDREEQLCFGDITRQTLPFYGGSVIYHMHFTLKEDADISVRIPHFAAPVLSLAIDDKMIGPVAFAPHIQHAGVLKAGIHKLDIKVYGNRYNTFGTLHNCNPEFKWYGPDSYRTNGSEWSEAWCLRPFGILSRVEILAVN; from the coding sequence ATGCTTTATAAAAAAAATAAAAAAGAATTAAATGACGAACTTTTTGGCAATCCATCAAGTGAATATCGGGGAACACCATTTTGGGCCTGGAATTGTGAAGTTACAGAAGAAAAAATTGATAAGCAGATAGAGGTATTCCATGAGATGGGTTTTGGAGGAATACATATTCATCCACGTACGGGTATGGAGACACCTTACTTACAGGATGATTTTATGCATCTCGTAACGTATGCGGATAAAAAGGTAAAAACTGAGAATATGTTGTGCTGGTTATATGATGAAGACCGATACCCATCCGGAACAGCAGGTGGTAAAGTTACCGAAGATGTGCGATACCGGGCAAGGCATCTGCTTCTGACAACAGAAATAAAGCCAGAACTGGAGAACTCAAAGGAAACATTCGATCTGCGAGTGGCTAAAGGTGAAAAACCAGGGGGTTATTACCTTTGTGCTTATCGTATTAAGATCGAGAAGGGTTATCTTACGGCATACAGGCAGATTTTAGGTCCGCAGCCATCCACAGATTGTGACCGGGTAAGTAAATCTGAAGGGACACTCTGGTTCGCGTATGTAGAGCTGATGAAAGAAAGCCCATGGTTTAATGATCAGACATATGTGGATGTGATGAATAAAGAGGCAGTAGAATGCTTTATAAAAGTAACACATGAACGATATTATGAAGTTCTCTCAGATGAATTTGGGAAATCTATTCCTGCAATTTTTACAGATGAACCGCAAGTGAAAGGCTCGATGGCACTCAGCGATGGCGGTTGTACGGAGGATGTCACTTTAAGCTTTACAGATGACTTGCCAAAGACATACAAAAACGCATACGGTATTGATTTGCTCTGCGTACTGCCGGAGATTCTGTTTGAACTACCCGGAGGGGTGCCTTCCCTGCACCGCCTGCAGTATCACGATCATCTTTGTGAACGATTTGTATCTGCTTATTCGGATACAATTGCTGACTGGTGTGAAGCGCATCATATCTATATGACAGGTCACTATATGTCGGAGCCAACTTTATATTCACAGACACTTCGTTTGGGAGAAGCCATGCGCTGTTATAGAAAACAGCAGCTTCCCGGAGTTGATATTCTCTGTAATGATCCGGAATATTCAACAATCAAACAGGCTTCTTCTGTAGCTCATCAATATGGAAGAGAAGGTGTATTGAGTGAGCTTTATGGTGTGACACAGTGGGATCATGATTTTAAAGGACATAAGATTCAAGGTGACTGGCAGGCAGCCCTCGGTGTTACTGTCCGAGTACCGCATCTTGCATTCATGTCGATGGAAGGTGAAGCAAAAAGAGATTGGCCGGCATCGATTAACTACCAATCACCCTGGTGGGAACAGTATTCTTATATCGAGAATTATTTTGCACGTTTGAATACAGTACTTACCAGAGGTACTGCACGGGTAAAGGTAGCGGTGATTCATCCAATCGAATCCTATTGGCTTGCATACGGACCGGTGGGACAGACAGGAATGCTGCGCGAACAGATGGATGAAAATTTTAAAAATATGATTTCATGGCTATTATTTGGTCTGATTGACTTTGATTTTTTGTCAGAATCATTACTGGCAGAACAAGATTGTTTTGCAGGGGAAGACGGGACTTTGCGAATAGGAAAGATGAGATATGAAGCAGTTATCGTTCCAGAGTTATTGACTGTCAGAAGTACGACACTTCATTTGGTAGAGAAGTTTGCTGCATGTGGAGGAAAGCTTATTTTTATGGGGAAGGTGCCATCCTATGTTGATGCAGAAGAGAACATAAGTGTGAGCAGACTTACCCAAAAAGCATGTCAGATATCTTATGAAAAAAACGCACTTCTGTCTGCTATGGAACCCATGAGGGAGGTTGGCGTTTACCATCAAAATGGGAAAGCATTCGATAATCTTTTTTACCAAATGCGCCAGGAAGGAGAAGCCAGATGGTTATTTATCTGCCATGCCCTGGACCAGAAAGAAAAAGCGGATCAATCGGAAACAGCCTGCGTAAAAATACGTGGAATTTGGAAAGTATTTGTTTACAATGCCCTTGATGGACATATCTGTATGGAAAAAACAGACTATCAGGAAGGCTGGACCTTGATTGATAAAGAGATGTATGCTGAAGATAGCTATCTGTGGAAATTAGAGCCATATGAAGATAAAGAAGCCGAAATATATAAAAAGATAGAAATATGGAAAGAAGAATCAGACTTCCATAAAATAAGAACCGGAAAATGTGCAGAGACATACAATTTAGTAGCGGAAGAGAAGTATGAGGGGAAGAATAGTAAGCAGCATCTGCTGTGCACAATACATGAGCCGGATGCCTATACACTGGATGAACCGAATGTATTTCTGCTGGATCATGCACGATGGCGATTGAATGACGGTGAATGGATGCCGGATGAAGAGATTCTGCGGCTGGATAATAAGATCAGAATGATATTGGGTTATCCTCCAAGGCAGGATGCTTATATACAGCCCTGGAGACTAGGCATGGTGCCGGAGAAGGAACGGGTAACTCTATATTATGAAATAGAATCGGCAATCGGGTTACCTGCCATATCAATGGCAGTGGAACGGCCGGAAAAGTTGGTTCTGTTCTGGAACGAAAAGCCTTGTACCGTTGATAAAACAGGGGCATATTATGTAGATGAAGGGATTCGTGTAGTAAATCTTCCAGAGCTTAAGAAGGGGATCAATACGCTGCGTATTGAGATACCATTTGGAAGAAAAACAAATCTAGAAAGTATTTATCTGCTTGGAGATTTTGGAGTATGGGTCAGGGGAACCAAAGCGGTGATAGTCGATCGTGAAGAACAACTCTGCTTTGGCGATATTACGCGGCAGACACTGCCCTTTTATGGTGGGAGTGTGATATATCATATGCACTTTACATTAAAAGAAGATGCAGATATAAGTGTCCGGATTCCACACTTTGCAGCACCAGTTTTGTCATTAGCCATAGATGATAAGATGATAGGACCGGTTGCTTTTGCTCCGCATATACAGCATGCGGGTGTCTTAAAGGCAGGAATACACAAACTGGATATAAAAGTATATGGTAATCGCTATAACACATTTGGAACTTTGCATAACTGCAATCCGGAATTTAAATGGTACGGTCCGGACTCTTATCGGACCAATGGAAGTGAATGGAGTGAGGCATGGTGTCTTCGTCCATTTGGTATTTTATCGAGAGTAGAGATATTGGCAGTAAACTGA
- a CDS encoding beta-galactosidase: MKKNKRFPFVFYGGDYNPDQWDEDTIDRDMELFHKAGVNLVTLPVFSWAKLEPEEGVYCFEWLDKILEKLLANHINVFLSTPTSAQPAWLSKKYSEVLPVDIAGRKRTHGMRVFFCVNSKKYRERAAAIAEEMAKRYQNYPGLLGWHVANEYGTYCYCDTCQRKYRNWLKERYQTVENLNNKWNTSFWGRTVYDFDEIYIPSELNDDYRFFPAAELDYMRFMTDSTKDCFLNEAEILRKYTPDIPVFSNISGYIKKLNQFAMTDVMDVAAWDNYPSPKDDPSFPALKHDLMRAMKGGQSYIIAEQSPNQQNWQPYNKLKRPGQIRTLAYQGIGHGADTCLFFQMRQSIGGQEKFHGAMISHADREDTRIFCEMSRLGKELRQLEDWSLDAKIKSDVGIIFDWENWWALELSSGPTKDMDYLEQVHKYYKAFYDNNISVDMLKLTSDFSNYKVIVAPLLYMIKEGVAEKLEIFVKNGGRLITTYMSGLVDENDRCVFGAYPGKLRKMLGIWVEETDALYPEESNQIVLSADKTKKRFRCGFLCDQIHLENAEALAVYGQDFYEGTPCITLNEFGDGKAYYIGTCPEALFLNKMMKSICNECGIGASFETKDRVEICVKEGNDCKLIFIINHEDKKAAVNLGNEDYFDVFSRNKIKGEVVLNPYDVMILGSKL; the protein is encoded by the coding sequence ATGAAAAAGAATAAGCGGTTTCCTTTTGTATTTTATGGAGGCGATTATAATCCGGATCAATGGGACGAAGATACCATTGACAGAGATATGGAGCTATTTCACAAAGCAGGTGTTAATTTAGTAACGCTTCCGGTTTTTTCATGGGCTAAATTAGAGCCCGAAGAGGGTGTTTATTGTTTTGAATGGCTGGACAAAATCCTGGAGAAGTTATTGGCAAACCATATCAATGTATTTTTATCTACACCTACTTCAGCGCAGCCTGCATGGCTTTCAAAAAAATATTCCGAGGTTCTTCCAGTGGATATTGCCGGAAGAAAAAGAACGCATGGAATGAGAGTGTTTTTCTGCGTGAATAGTAAAAAGTATCGGGAACGCGCAGCCGCCATAGCAGAAGAAATGGCTAAAAGATATCAGAATTATCCGGGACTGCTTGGCTGGCATGTGGCAAATGAATATGGAACCTATTGCTACTGCGATACTTGCCAAAGAAAGTATAGAAACTGGCTGAAAGAAAGATATCAAACGGTTGAAAACTTAAATAATAAATGGAATACCTCTTTCTGGGGCAGAACAGTCTATGATTTTGATGAAATATATATCCCCTCGGAGTTAAATGATGATTATCGATTCTTTCCTGCTGCAGAATTGGACTATATGCGGTTCATGACCGATTCTACAAAGGACTGCTTTTTAAACGAAGCAGAGATTCTTCGGAAATACACTCCGGATATTCCGGTATTCAGTAATATATCCGGCTACATAAAAAAATTAAATCAATTTGCTATGACAGATGTTATGGATGTAGCTGCCTGGGATAATTATCCTTCCCCAAAAGATGATCCAAGTTTTCCGGCCCTGAAACACGATCTGATGCGTGCTATGAAAGGCGGGCAGTCATATATAATTGCAGAACAATCACCGAATCAACAGAACTGGCAGCCGTATAATAAACTTAAAAGACCGGGACAAATTCGTACCTTGGCTTATCAAGGTATCGGGCATGGGGCAGATACCTGTCTTTTCTTTCAGATGCGTCAGTCCATAGGCGGACAGGAAAAGTTTCACGGCGCTATGATTTCACATGCAGACAGAGAAGATACTCGAATTTTTTGTGAAATGAGTCGGCTTGGGAAAGAATTAAGACAATTAGAGGATTGGAGTCTGGACGCTAAAATTAAATCCGATGTAGGTATCATCTTTGATTGGGAAAATTGGTGGGCATTAGAATTATCGAGTGGACCGACAAAGGATATGGATTATTTGGAACAGGTACATAAGTATTATAAAGCATTCTATGACAATAATATTTCTGTGGATATGCTAAAACTTACCAGTGACTTTTCAAATTATAAAGTTATCGTTGCTCCCTTACTTTATATGATCAAGGAAGGGGTGGCAGAAAAGCTGGAGATATTTGTGAAAAATGGCGGGAGACTTATCACTACATACATGAGTGGACTTGTCGATGAGAATGACAGATGTGTCTTTGGAGCCTATCCGGGAAAATTGAGAAAGATGCTTGGAATATGGGTAGAGGAAACGGATGCGTTGTACCCGGAAGAAAGCAATCAAATTGTATTGTCCGCAGATAAAACAAAGAAAAGATTTCGTTGTGGCTTTTTATGTGATCAGATACATCTGGAGAACGCTGAGGCATTGGCGGTGTATGGACAAGATTTCTACGAGGGAACACCATGTATTACTCTCAATGAGTTTGGAGATGGAAAGGCGTATTATATAGGAACGTGCCCGGAGGCTCTTTTCCTGAATAAAATGATGAAAAGTATTTGTAATGAGTGTGGTATAGGCGCTTCTTTTGAGACAAAGGACCGCGTAGAAATCTGTGTAAAAGAGGGGAACGATTGTAAACTGATTTTTATAATCAATCATGAGGATAAAAAGGCAGCTGTTAATCTGGGTAATGAGGATTATTTTGATGTATTTTCACGTAACAAAATCAAGGGAGAGGTAGTTTTGAATCCATATGATGTTATGATACTAGGGTCAAAATTATGA
- a CDS encoding LacI family DNA-binding transcriptional regulator, whose protein sequence is MKVKELAEILHLSPSTVSLVLNGRPGISDETRKKVKDAVVELGCEDMFNIKEKKQGTLLFVVYRKNVIGDDKAHYFSQVFSEIIEGVEHQAKNRDFQLMITYTDEQRLEEELIRISEVNADGILLLATEMKEGQINNFLKLGIPTVMIDNYMLNHPCDCVTINNEMGVYDAISYLKELGHKKIGYLHIVQNAKNFEERYYAFLSAMKRVNLTLEEKLILQFNTSAGNNLRDKLLKELGELKEMPTAFFADNDIMAIFALQALKKLGYKVPEDVSLIGFDNMPMSEMMETPLTTIYSPKKKLGVAAVNLLIDKMEESSAGSFKMEISTSLIVRKSVRNVREEDE, encoded by the coding sequence ATGAAAGTAAAAGAACTTGCCGAAATATTACATCTATCACCGTCAACAGTTTCTCTGGTCTTGAATGGCAGACCGGGAATCAGCGATGAAACCAGAAAAAAAGTAAAAGATGCCGTTGTTGAATTGGGCTGCGAGGACATGTTCAATATAAAAGAGAAAAAACAGGGGACACTTCTCTTTGTTGTATACAGAAAGAACGTGATTGGTGACGATAAAGCACATTATTTTTCACAGGTATTTTCAGAAATTATAGAGGGGGTTGAGCATCAGGCAAAAAACAGAGATTTTCAATTGATGATTACGTATACAGACGAACAAAGACTTGAAGAGGAACTGATCAGGATTTCTGAAGTCAATGCGGATGGAATATTGTTGCTGGCCACGGAGATGAAGGAAGGTCAGATCAATAACTTTTTAAAGCTAGGTATACCTACCGTAATGATTGATAATTACATGTTAAATCACCCATGTGATTGTGTGACAATTAATAATGAAATGGGAGTTTATGATGCGATTTCCTATTTAAAAGAGTTGGGACACAAAAAAATAGGATATCTTCATATCGTACAGAATGCAAAAAACTTTGAAGAACGATACTATGCTTTTCTTTCGGCGATGAAAAGGGTAAATCTAACCTTGGAAGAAAAGCTTATCCTGCAGTTTAACACCAGTGCTGGGAATAATCTGCGGGACAAATTACTGAAAGAACTTGGAGAATTGAAGGAGATGCCGACTGCTTTTTTTGCAGATAATGATATTATGGCTATTTTTGCGCTGCAGGCCTTAAAAAAACTAGGTTATAAAGTGCCAGAAGATGTATCACTCATAGGGTTTGATAATATGCCGATGAGTGAAATGATGGAAACCCCGCTGACAACAATTTATTCTCCGAAAAAGAAGTTGGGAGTTGCAGCAGTGAACCTGTTAATAGACAAGATGGAAGAGTCTTCTGCCGGGAGTTTTAAGATGGAGATTTCTACATCTTTAATTGTAAGGAAAAGTGTAAGGAATGTAAGGGAGGAAGATGAATGA